The genomic region GAAGCCGCCGTGACGGGTCCCTCCGACCACGTCGAGTTCGGCGTCGAGGCCGACGGCTCGCAGGTGTTGCACACCTACGGCTCGATGCACTCGCTACTCCGACTGTACGACCTCGCCCGGCTGGAGCAGCCCCGCCACCCCCGTTTTCTGGGGTACGACGTGCACGAGGGACCGAACGGCATCACCCTCGATTTCCAGGCCGCCCGGGTGGAGACGACGTACCCGGAGCTCCGCGAGGCGATGGAGCCGTTCCTGACCGACCTGTTCGGCCAGCTCGACGCCCAGACCGTCGGCGACCGCGACGACCACATCGACACCATCCTCGACCGCGACGAGGTGCTGGTCGACCTGCACGAGCTTCGCGACCAGCTCGGGTAGCGAGGCGCTTTTCTCCCTCGACGGGGAACCCTCTCGCGTGAACCTCCACGTCCGCTACGAGGGTGACGACGACCCCAAGAAGTGTACGGCCCGCAAGCTCGCGCGGTTCGACCTCGCCGAGTTGCACCGCTCGAACCGGGCCACCCCCTACGGCGTCGTCCTCAACCCCCACGCGGAGCAGGCACTCTCGCCGGCCGACGCGGACGCGACGAACCTCGTGGCGCTGGACTGCTCGTGGGAGACCGCCGAGGCTGCCATGTTCGAGATGCCGGGTGAGCACCGGGCGCTCCCGTTCCTCGTCGCGGCGAACCCGGTGAACTACGGCCGGCCGTTCAAGCTGACGACGGTCGAGGCGCTGGCGGCGGCGCTGTGCATCCTCGGCGAGCGCGACCACGCCGAGGAGATCCTCGCGAAGTTCACCTGGGGCGAGACCTTCCTGACGCTCAACGAGGAGCCGCTGCGGCGCTACAGCGAGTGCGCGGATTCCACGGAGGTCGTCGCGGTGCAAGACGACTACCTCGCGGACGAGGACGACGAGGAGTGAGCAGTCGCTGGTCGTCGGGCGGCTGGACAGTAGATAGCGAACAGGCGGCACGGGGGGCTGCTGTCGCGCGCGAGCGGGTGCCGCACAACCGCTGACGCTCGCGCGGTGACTCGTCAGTGCATGCCGAGACTGGTCCCGGCATCGGCCTTGAATGGTCGTGCAGGTGGGGTCGTGGGGCGACCTGACTCGGAAACGCTTTTATCCGCACCCGCATGAACTCACGATATGGCTAAATTCGACGCTGCGGTCGACCGGACGCTCGAGAAGATGATCTGCATGCGATGTAACGCCCGCAACGCGAAGCGCGCGGAGAAGTGCCGCAAGTGCGGCTACGCGAAGCTCCGCCCGAAGGCGAAGGAAAAGCGCGCGGCGTAATCGGCTCGTCCCTTCTCTCCGAGACAGCACTCCCGGAGCAGTGGGTCTGTCTCGCTTACCCGTCTGGGTACTTCGGCTGCCGGCGCTCGGCCCGAGAGAGGGCGGTCTCGACCACGTCGCGCACGTCGCCGTGGAACTCGTCGCCGTGGCCGGCGTACATGTGTTCGACGGTGTCAGGCATGCGGTCGAGCAGGTCCTTGATACTCTCGATGAGGCGTTCGCGGGACTGTCCGTCCATGTCGGTCCGGCCGAAGCTCCCGTAGTCGAAGGCAGCGTCGTTGTGGACCACGACGTCGCCCGAGAACAGCGTCGACTCGCTGACGTAGGCGACGTGGTCGGCGGCGTGGCCGGGGGTGTAGACGACCTCGAACGTCTCGTCACCGATCTTCACGAAGTCGCCGTCGTCCAGTTCGTGGGTCCGGCGAGGATGCTGGGCGTAGGCGTGGCAGTCACACGAGAAGGCGTCGAGGACGGGGTCGAGCTGGGCGACGTGGTCGCCGTGCTGGTGGGTGAGGACCACCTGGTCGAGGTGGTCGGTGTGGTCACGGACGACGTCGACGACGCCCTCCATCGCCCCGGCGTCGACGAGCGTCGTGCGCTCGCCGGTGACGAGGTAGGCGTTACAGGTGAACACGTCGGCGTCTGCCGTCACGTGGGTCACGTTCATACTCGGAGCCTCGTGGGCACGCCAGAAAACGGTGGCGGGGCGGGCAAACGCCGTTTCGACGACCGAATGGGTTGGTATTCCAAGGCATGGCCGTGATTTTTTTGAGTCCTTAACGATTATACCCGAATGCATGGGCTTCGGGAGCTACGACGAATCGGAACAGGAGAACCAGAGCATCGACACAGAC from Haloarchaeobius sp. HME9146 harbors:
- a CDS encoding DUF367 family protein; protein product: MNLHVRYEGDDDPKKCTARKLARFDLAELHRSNRATPYGVVLNPHAEQALSPADADATNLVALDCSWETAEAAMFEMPGEHRALPFLVAANPVNYGRPFKLTTVEALAAALCILGERDHAEEILAKFTWGETFLTLNEEPLRRYSECADSTEVVAVQDDYLADEDDEE
- a CDS encoding 50S ribosomal protein L40e, with the translated sequence MAKFDAAVDRTLEKMICMRCNARNAKRAEKCRKCGYAKLRPKAKEKRAA
- a CDS encoding MBL fold metallo-hydrolase, encoding MNVTHVTADADVFTCNAYLVTGERTTLVDAGAMEGVVDVVRDHTDHLDQVVLTHQHGDHVAQLDPVLDAFSCDCHAYAQHPRRTHELDDGDFVKIGDETFEVVYTPGHAADHVAYVSESTLFSGDVVVHNDAAFDYGSFGRTDMDGQSRERLIESIKDLLDRMPDTVEHMYAGHGDEFHGDVRDVVETALSRAERRQPKYPDG